DNA from Dasypus novemcinctus isolate mDasNov1 chromosome 19, mDasNov1.1.hap2, whole genome shotgun sequence:
ttcttctgtgtccgcttgtattcttgtcggtggcacccggaatctgtgtctctctctgttgcgtcatcttgctgcatcagctctccgggtgtgtggccccactcctgggcaggctgtactttttttgtgctgggtgcactccttgcgcatggggctcccctacgctggggacacccctgcgtgacacggcactccttacacgcatcagcactgcacgtgggccagctcaccacacgggtcaggaggccctgggtttgaaacttggacctcccatgcggtaggcggacgctctatccattggtccgagtctgcttccctcaagtcaGTCTTGAGCATTTGTGCTTTATTGGGAAtttataatccttttatttctgaaagGTCAGTAGTGAAGTCCTCACTTTGATTCCTCATTTTAGCTgtatgcattttctctctttaatctagctaaagaaggggagagaaataaataaaaataaatctttaaaaaaaatctagccAAAAGGTCTgccagttttgttgatcttttcaaagaaacaacttttggcttGGTTGatctctactgtttttttattctctatttcatttatccctgctctaatctttattatttccttccttctgctcactttaggtttagtttaatcatatatatatattcttttaaaggagtgaaaagaatttatttgggaaatgggagaaagaacagagcttgctgagaaatgggagagaaagagggaaatgcataccaagatttggtgtgggctcttCTAGGCAGAGCACACCCATCATAAATGTCTTAATGACCGAGAAAGGCAAGATAAGGAGTAAGAGCTTTGTCGGAGCCATCTGGGTGCAAGTAACAGAAACTCCCTCATCCTAACTTAAGCAGTTCAAAGCGACAGGGGGGCTCAAGGAGTGGAAAAGGCTGCCGAGTCTCACTCATCACTGCCCGTCCCTCCCACCTGCTTCGGTCCCCTCTTGACCTGCACGTGGCCTCCAGCGGTACCAGTCCACATCTTTGAACCTGGCCGCTCACACTTCCCGAGCTTGCTTCTGTATTCATGATTCTAGCCAGACTAAACTGCATTCTCTCAGTTCTAATACTGAATTCCTGGTGGAGGGACCCTGGTTGGCTGGCCTTGGCTCTGATCAGCTGTGGGCAGGGTGGGCGGATGATTATCCGAATAATGGCTGCTCCCGTGACCAGGTGGGCGGGGATGGTGGGGAAGCAGTGCTCAGGAAAGTAGGCATTCGACAACAAAGCAGGAGTTACCTTCCACAGTCAGTGTTCTCAGCTGGGCAATCGTGCCCCAAGGGACAGAGGGCGATGTCTGCAGACGTTTTTTGGATGTCAcaactggcatctagtgggcagaggccaggggaTGCTGGTAAACATCATCCACTGCCCTGGACAGCCCCCCACAACACAGAATTGCCTGGCCCAGGTCAGCAGTGCTGGGGCCGGGCACCCTGCCCTGGAAGCTGGCCGCAGCAGCCTGGAGAATCTCAGACCTGGCTGTTCTCCCTCCTGTCTTTATGCTGATTAAGTGACTCTCCGGAGGGGTCCAAAACACAGGGAGGAGAGAGACCACTAGCTCTGGGAGGAAGGGAGCGGAGAAGTCTTAACCTGTGGAGCTCGGCAGTTCCTTGGCTGTTCTGTCCTGAGGCTCACAACCCTGTGTTCAAACCCGGGCTGACATGGGCCTCAGGCCCACCTCGCCAGATGCCGTTCATTTCGCACATCTTCCTGTTACCTCCTCTTCATCGTCTCTCCCCACATCTCTCAATTTTCCTACCTCCCTGAAAACATCATCATCGCTCATTATAAACACGCAGCTGGCCTTTTCCCCCAGCTCGAATTTGCTGTGCTCTTCTGTCTCTTGCGTTCCTGGGTGCTCTACGAGGGCTGGGGCCTAAgcgatttctttttttctggggaCTGTTCAATGCTTGGTACAGCTCTCTCTACACAGGAAGTGCGAGCTGTTTGTTGAGTCCAACGCTTTTCTATCATGGAATCTGACTTGATCCATGGCTCTTGGATCAAGGGATTGCGGCTGAACTGGCCCGGCACTCACATGTCAACAGATCTGGGTgtttattaaaaatgcagataCCCGGGATCAACCCGAGAGAGCCGGGTTGAATAGGTTGGATGAGAGAGCTTGGAGTTTGGTGTTTTTAGGATTCCAAGGCTTAGAAGTTAGTTACCCAGTGTTACGTAGTTACTGTGACCCTAGCAGCTCTTGGAGTCTTTCTGGGAATACTCCAAAAGCAAGTGCCAATTTTGAGTCTTCTCTTTCTGCCGGGGTTTTCAGCATTCCCTAACTGTCACTGAGTAAAGCTGtggacttttttattttaaaggtattATGCAGGCTGGGCTGATAAGTACCATGGGAAAACCATTCCCATGGATGGAGACTTCTTCAGCTACACCCGCCACGAGCCCGTGGGGGTGTGCGGGCAGATCATTCCGGTGAGTGCTAGCGGAGTGGGTGACGTGGGCTGTTGTCTGGAAAGCAGGAAGTGAGATCTCGCGTCTGGGAAAGACTCACTGCAGAGGGGTGAGGTTCTGTGGCTTGGCATCAGAAGGCGGCCTGGGTGGTGGTTGACAACACGGGCTTAAAGGGAGTCCCCCTGAGTTGAAGGCCCGTCCCTGGCACGTGCTAACTCTGTGACCTCGGGCAAGTCACTTACCTCCCCCCCCCTCCTGAGTGTCCTCACGTGAAACAGGGTAATGAAAATCGTCCCCAGTCTGGGGAGGTGTAGAGGACAGAGTGCCGTCCTGCCTGAGCGGTGCTTCTCCTGCTGCCTAGTATGTAAAAGGCCCTATGGACCGGGAATTGGTATTTGATCATCAACCACCTTCTCGCCCATCCGCCTCGAACCTACGCTCAAGGCGTGGAGGGCACACCAGGGGTTCTGAGAACCGGCGCCCACTTTCCTTCCGTGGGTGCCGCTTTCTGCTGGCTGGCGGGGCGCTCGGAGGAAGGCTTAGGTGTCGGGGGCCCTTGACTCTTGTAGTGGAACTTCCCGCTCCTGATGCAAGCGTGGAAACTCGGCCCGGCCCTGGCGACTGGGAACGTGGTTGTGATGAAGGTGGCGGAGCAGACGCCACTCACCGCCCTCTATGTGGCCAGCTTGGTTAAGGAGGTGCGTGCCTTGTCCCCGCCCCGGCCTCTGGGTGCCTTTGTGCGGGCTTGCTCTGAAGGAGTTCCGATGGGCGAGGTGGGAGGAGAGCAGGGACAGCCCTGCTCCCCCATTTTTCTTCCAAAGCGGCTCCCCTCTAACCGGCCTTAGTTTCCCCAGGGCTGCCGTAACAGGGTTCCACAGAAATGGGACCCCTCAccgttctggaggccagaagtctgaaatccaggCGTGGCAGGCCGCGCTCCCTCGGAGGCTCTAGGGGAGGGCCCTTctgggcctctcctggcttccgggGGGCTCTGGCCACCCTGGCCGCCCCTTGGCTTGAGGCAGTGtcactccagcctctgcctctgcctccccGTGGCCGTCTCCCCTCCgtgtctcttctcctcttcctatTAGGGCTCCAGTCTTGGGGTTgcattagggcccaccctaacccTGTGTGGCCTCCTCTTCATTATACTAAGTACAGCTGcaaagctcctatcccaaatgaggtcacattctgaggCTCCACTGGGCATGGATCCTGGGGCCTAGTCAATCCCACACAGGCTCTGGTGCAAGAGTCCCTTCGGGGACCGAGCACCGTTGTTCTAACTGAATGTCTGTTGGGGGGAAGTGGGGACAGCAGCTACGGGAAACCCCAGGAAGCAGGCTCCTTGTCCCCGCCGTTTAGAATTCCTGTGCAGTGCCTCACAGAGCCAGCTCCTGCTGGCCAGGTGTCCGGGGCATCTGCCCCAGCCTCCCTAGCAAGGGCTGAGTTTCCCCGTCTTCGGCCTGCTCCTGGCCTTCTGGAGCAGGGGAATGACTCCCAGTGTCTGCTGGCTCTTTGTCCACAGGCTGGCTTCCCCCCCTGGCGTGGTCAATATTATTcctggatttggcccaacggctGGTGCTGCCATCGCTTCCCACCAAGACGTGGACAAGGTGGCGTTCACAGGTTCCACGGAGGTAAGGCGTCCCTGGGGCCGCAGGCTTGGGGCACGTTTGGCTGACGCCCCCTCCATCGCCAAAGGATGGTACAGTCAAGATCGGCTTCTGGGTATCGTGCGGAGGGCTCTGCACGCTGAGCCGCTCCTGTGAGGGGCCCCGTGCGTGCCCGGAGTCCTGGGGTGGGGCCGAGCCCCCCGTGGTTTGAATGACCCTCTGGCTGCCTTGGGGGAAGGGCCAGCCTCCCACCTTGAATGGAGAGCCTGTGCCTGTTTAGATTTCAGGAAGCCCGCAGCGTCACGGCATGGCACCTGCGCTGTGCCAGGCTTCTCCCCCGGGCTGCGCTGCCACTGTGGTCAGGAGCTTGGccttcaggaggccctgagtcCAAATCCTGGCCTTGCCGCTGGGACGCTGGATGATGCACTGAGCCGCTTAGAGGCTCTGTTCCATCATCTCTTAAATGAGCATGGCAAAACGATGGGGTAGAGACTGGGTAAAGTGCAGAAGGGAAAACGATGGCCCGGGGCCAGGTTTCCTGTTTTCAGCAGcgcttactagctgtgtgatcctgGGCTAGTCGCTTTACTTCctgaagcctcagtttccccatctgtaaaatgaggataactgcacccacctcacagggttgttgtgaggagttagagaaatcttaaaaagtctAGCCCACGGTGAGTGAGTGAGTGATATTGTTATGCTGCTTCCTGCCAGACGCcggagagacaaagatgaataagatgcCCTTGAAAGCAGAAAAGTCCTTCTAAGTAAACTTTTTCCTGTCACTTCAGAGACGCAGCACTGAATAGAGTAGTGAGTATGTGCCTCGAATAGTTCCACCAGACGTTGCGTTTCAGCGGTGGTTCTGAGGAGGGCAGAACGGTGGCCCGGATGAGGCGGGTTTGGGCTCTTCCTTTGTGCACTTGTCACATAAAACGAGGCTGAGATGAGATGTTGAGACTCCGGCAGAGGAGATGGTTTCCCGACAGGAGTTAAGGCAGCTTTGTGCCAGGCTCTGGGAAGATGCTGAGGAGCGCCTCTGTCCTTGCCCTCGCAGAGCTCATGGGGCCGGGGGCTCACACGTAGGGGGCAGGACAGCCTGGACCCGAGTGTGAATTCCAGTTCCATGTTTACCAGCTGTGTCACGTGAGGCAAGTACCTTGATGGCGCTGAGCTCCAGCGGCCACGTTTCTAAATCAAGGAGAGCGTCACCCTTACCCCCGAGGCTGTCGTGAGAACTGAGCGTCACGTGCACCAAGCATTTAGCACGGGGCCTGGGACGCAGGCCACGCTCAGCCCTCGGAAGCCACCTGTAATGACAACCACCGCTGGCGCcgtcctcctcctctcctccgaGGCGCGCAGAGGCGGGTGAGGCCGTGACTGGAGGGGAATGGCCAGATGTGGCGACGTTCTCCATCTGCTGCCTCAAGACGTGCAGTCCTGGTTACAGCATTTGCCCTCGTTTCCTCGCCCCACCTTCCCGCGTCCTGCTTCTGCTTCCTCGCAGGTTGGCCACCTCATCCAGGTTGCTGCGGGGAGCAGCAACCTCAAAAGAGTGACCCTGGAGCTGGGGGGAAAGAGCCCCAACATCATCATGTCAGACGCCGACAGTGAGTCTTTGGGTGGAGGAGCCTGACATTGGGGGGGGTCCATGCCGTGGGTCTGCACTCCTGCCGTCCTCACGGCCCATCGGAACTGGCTTCTGCCCCGACGGCCTCGGGCCGGCCTCCCCCGCTGATGGGCTTCGGCCTCCTCCCCGCCTCTCCCGCAGCCCCTCGCCTCTTTGCCCTCCGTCTTGCTGCCAGGCTGAGCTTCGTCGTTCCCCGCTGTGCCGCACACTTTACCTCGGACTCGCGTAGCCCTCCCCGGCCGCTTCCTTTCGCCAGCTCCTGCCCCTGCAGCTCCCGGGCTTGCCCTCCCTGAGGGGGCCATCGGCCAGAGTTTGCCGTGGCCCCAACGTGCCAAACAGCAGACGACATGGCCTAAAGAACAGGAAGCTGGGTCCAAACCCGAGGTGCCAGTGGGGCCATGCTTCCTCCCAAGTCCAGCATTCTGGAGGCGCCTGGCCGGCCGGCCCTAACTCAGCCTCTGCCTCCATCCCCTGGCCATCTCCTTCTGTCCCCTACGCCTCCTGTCTCCCTTGTCCAAACTTCTTCTTCTAAGGGCTCCAGTCACGTTAGACTTAGGCCCGACCTGACTTGGTCGGGCTCATCTGAACTAACGGGATCTTTGGAATCAGTTCATTCCCAGGATGGGGGTTAGGGCTCGAACGTGTCTTTGGGGACGTGACTGGGGAGACATGAGGGACATCAGTCAACCCGTAGCGCCGTCCCTGACTGCCCAGGCTGGGCTGGTCCTCCCCGCGGTCACAGCCCTGCTCCCCCGGAGGGCTGCGAGTACTTCTCTCTGTCCGTCTCCATGCTCCACAAAGGGGGAGACCCCTGGGTCTGTCTTTTGCCGGCACAGGGCCTAGCACCCAGCAGGCAGCAAAGCAGTGGCGCCGGTGGGCTCCGGGCGTAGGGAGCCCCTGGGGCCCGTCCTCATGGCTCCCTTCCTGCCCCCGCAGTGGACTGGGCCGTGGAGCAGGCCCACTTGGCTCTGTTCTTCAACCAGGGCCAGTGCTGCTGCGCCGGCTCCCGGACCTTCGTGCAGGAGGACGTCTACGCCGAGTTTGTGGAGCGGAGCGTCGCCCGGGCCAAGTCTCGGGTGGTCGGGAACCCCTTCGACAGCCGGACGGAGCAGGGGCCACAGGTACGCCGGGCAGCTGCAGGTCGGCCTGGGAGCGCGGAGCCGCGATGGAGAAACagagctgggcagggctgggtccGGGCCTCAGCCCTGCGGTTGTGAGCTCACGTGGCCGCCGGAAGCCACAGGCCCTCCCTGAGCCTCCATCTCCCACCCTGTGACGGCTGCCCTTGCTCGCGCGCAGGCCGGCTGTGACGTGCTGATTCATAACGGAAAGTGCTTCGTAAATCCTCCGTGCACAGCGTGTCTGCGCAAAAGCAGATGCGTGTTCCAGTCCAGAAAAGGCCCAGGAGGATAGCCGTGGTCCTCTCTGGGCAGCAGGTCCGAGGGCCATGCtatggcctgggggtgggggctcttTTTCACTACATACACTTCTCAGCTGTGTGCATTTCTTTACGACCAAGAGAATGCATTCATTTTAACCATCAAAACTATAGTcagtaataattagaaaaaaaacagagcCACAGTTTGGCAGCCCTTCGATAAGTTAACATGGAATTATTATCCTATGACCTCGCAATTTCCATTCCTGGATTTGTACCCAAGAGGACTGAAGACAGGTGTCCAAATTAAAGCTTTTTCATGCCTGTTCCTAGCAACTATAGTCATAGCAGCCAAAAGAGTGGGTTTTTGGCACTTTTTAGCTGTTGAAAATCATGTGGCTCTGAGCccctgcatctcttttttcttccatttttctgtgTGGTTATTTAATTATGAAGGTACTAGGAGCctgtataaaaataattaataaagaaaTGTGTTTAAAGTGAAAAACAAGTTCCCCTTACTCCCTCCCATGTCCGTGCCCCAGAGGCACCCACTGGGataaacacacactcacacatactgGTGGCTTTTTTGTTGTCTTTGTATACAAAACATatattgttctaaaactttttttgtctctttgtgAGATACCTTGGGTATCCCATAAAATTCCAAATTTTGCGTCAGTTTGTACTTGTTAATATATGGctacataatatatatatgtgtcataactttttattattattttcttttaaatgttacattaaaaaaatatgaggtccccatacaccccccaccccccatcccactcctcccacatcaacaacctcttccatcattgtggcacattcactgtacctgGTAAATACGTTTTGGAACcctcctgcaccacatggacagtggtctacattgtagtctatactcgcctccattccacccagtgggccatggcaggacacacaatgtccagcattattattattttataaagatttattatttatttctctcccctcccccccaaccctattgtctgttctctgaatccattcgctatgtgttcttccgtgtccgcttgcattcttttcaggtggcaccgggaaactatgtcactttttttgttgttattgttgcgtcatcttgctatgtcagttctccgtgtgtgcagcgccactcctgggaaggctgcactgtTTTTGagcaggacggctctccttgcagggtgtactccttgtgcatggggcacccttacacgggggacacccctgtgtggcacggcactccttgcatgcaacagcacagcgcatgggccagcccacacttgggccaggaggccctggatatcgaaccctggaccttccatatggtagacagatgctctatcagttgagccacaactgcttcccaatagcttttttttttttaagatttatttattttatttctgtccctttcccccacccccaccccagttgtctgttctctctgtctatttgctgcgtcttctttgtccgcttctgttgttgtcagcagcacgggaatctgtgtttctttttgttgcgtcatcttgttgtgtcagctctctgtgtgtgtggcaccattcctgggcaggctgcactttttttgcgctgggcggctctccttatggggtgcactccttgcgtgtggggctcccctatgcgggggacacccctgcgtggcagggcactccttgtgcacatcagcactgcacatgggccagctccacacgagtcaaggaggaccggggtttgaaccgcggacctcccatgtggtacacggatgccctaaccactgggccaagtccgccgcccaataacttgtaaaattattttaaccaaCCCCTCTACTCTTGCCTTTGTATGTTTTTACAGAATTCTCCCTAATAAATATCCTTGTTCAAGTCCCTTCACCCACATgtgggataaattcctagaagttaAAATTGCTGGGCCAAAGGTTAAGAGCATTTAGTTTTCTTGACAGATATAATAAGCCACTTGCCAAAAAGTGCAGGGTCCTTCTGATGGTGTATGAGGGTGTCCACTTGCCCATACTCTCCcatcaatatttaaaattctgcTAATCTGAGAGTcgaaaaataaaaccaatgggtttgatttgcatttctttgattattaatgaGGCtgggcctgttttcttttactggCCATTTGTTTTTCCTCCTCTGTGCTTGCTTATTCACGTCCCTGGTCCATTTCCCAAGCGGCTCTGTAACTCTGTGCCCCTTCTCCTGCAGGTGGACGAAACCCAGTTTAACAAGATCCTGGGCTACATCAAATCtgggaagcaggaaggggcgaAGCTGCTGTGTGGTGGGGGGGCTGCTGCTGACCGTGGCTACTTCATCCAGCCCACTGTGTTTGGAGACGTGCAAGACAGCATGACCATTGCAAAGGAGGAGGTTAGTATGGGGCCAGAGCTGGGGGGAATGGTCTTAGGGAGGAGAGGTGGGCGGTTGAGGCCTGCACCTTGACCCTGAGCTGTCCTTCAGCTGGCTTGGGGCCAAGGCACAGTTTTGTGCCTTGGACATGTGATGTACATGATTCATATCTGATCTCCCCACACTCATCGGCAGACCTTTGTGGCTACCCACTGCCTCGGAGAAATTCCAAATTCCTTAGCGTGGCCTTCAAGGCCGTTTGTGTTCTGGGTCTTCTAAGCCACAAATCTGGGTGGGCCATCTCCCAGCCTGTCTTCTCCTCGGCAGGATATTTGTTGGATTAGACTGCAGGGCTGGATGCCCTGCATGAAGATTTCCCCTGGTACTCACTGTGAGTTTAGGTCAGCAgctctattcatttatttactcattcattcatgcatttcaCATGAATGAAATGCATGAATTTATTTGCTAAACACCCAATATGTACCAGAGCCTCTACAGAACCTAGACAGATAGGGGTCTCCGAGACAAGCCCTGACTCTCTCGACTTCACCCAGCTGAACTAAGACTGGTAGTAGCCCTGTGCGGGGAAAATAGTACAGTGCCACTTCGTTGCACATgtaattaaaactaaaatgttaaaatgcaaaACCAGGGTAAGACAGTCCAACAGAGATCTCACTTCTTCCCCAGCCTGGCTACTTGAATGCTTGTCTAGAAATCTCAAATGCCAGTTTTCCGGGAGGGGCAGGGGTGCCTCTGCTTTGCTGGTGCCCTGCACACCTGACGCTCACCTCTCGGTCAGTGTCCCAGCCATGGTGAATGCCTGGCAGGCTTCTCCCACCCTCATCTTGAGACTCGCTAGTCCTGGAAGCAGTTTTTCTTCAAAGTGTCCTGGTTCTTTTTGGAGGAGAATGGGatttagaaaccaagatgtgGGTGCTGAGTGTGCTTGTGGCTGGTGTTCCTCCCCATCTCACCCCATTCTGCTCCTTACCCTTATGCTGGTTTGACCTATTTCAGCTCACGTCATACTATAACTTGGTTGTCACTTCTGGGAAACCACCTTAGTGTCCTAGGGTTGtcgtaacaaattgccacaaactcgGTGGCCATCTCCAGCCTCATGGGTCTGGAGGCTCGAAGTCTGAAGGTCCGCGTGCCCTCCGACATCTTTAGGGGAGAGTCTGTTCCATGCCTCCGTCCTGGCTGCTGGTGGCGGCTGGCAACCCTTGGCGTTCCTTGGGTTGCGGTGTCACTCGGTCTCTGCCTCCATAGTCATATGGCTgaattctctgtgtctgtttcttttcctggTCTTCTCCCCTCCTCTGTTTCTTCTGTCCTTCTTTTAAGGACACAAGTCGTGTTGGATTAAGGGCCTACCCTACCGTATGACTCCAGTTTAACTTGCATAATTCCTTCTGTAAGGACCATGtttccaagtaaggtcacatTTTGAGGTACTGAGAATTAGGACTTCACCATGTTTTAGGGGACACCGTTCAACCCAtagagaagccttccctgacacCCTTTTCCCTGCCGCCACATCAGGCCAGGCACCTCCTCGGGGACCCCCTCACTCATCACAATGCATTATCATCACTGACAGTCAATTTTCCCCGGCTCTCTACACTGAGAGggcctgagagcagtgacacccCAATAGCACCAAGCACACCCAGCACCcacatcttggtttctaaatactgtTTTCCACTGAAAGGAGCTAGGACTAAAGCAGGGAGAGTACAAGGGAATCCTGGGATATCTTGAACGAAGAGACCATATTGTGTCCACAGTTGTTTCTTCAGCATCTAACTCTGTGCTTTGCACCTATATCATATTTGCTGAAGGAATGATGGAAGTTCTTTGATACTAAACCTACAGGTAGACAGCAAATAACCCAAACATTGCAGGATTATTGAGAAATCAGATACTCTAGGTAAAGCTCGCGGCACAGGGAAGGTCATCAGTCCCTGTTAGCTTTCTTCCGTTAGTGTTCGATGAGCTTGGAAGCTGTTGTCTCCCTTTGGAACTGTTAGGCTCTCTCTGGGGATTCAGTGCTACGTCTGGAACTATCGGTTCAGCTCTGAAATCTGGGCAGCAGGTGGTTCACCTGCCTACTCTGCTCTCACCCTAGATCTTTGGTCCAGTAATGCAGATCCTGAAGTTCAAGAACATAGAGGAAGTTGTTGGGAGAGCCAACAATTCCAAGTATGGACTGGCTGCAGCTGTCTTCACAAAGGACTTGGACAAGGCTAATTATCTGTCCCAGGCCCTCCAGGCTGGCACCGTGTGGTAAGAGCCTCTTAACCTCCTTTCTTGACTGAGGCAAGGATCCCCTAAAACCAGTCTCGGTAGGGAGCCAGTGCTCACCAGTCTAGGATTTGGTGGTGCTGGTGGGGTGGGTTAGTACTCAGTTTCTTGTGGATCATGGTGTGGCTCAGGAGACGGATTGATTTCCCAACCCCTCTCCTCTGCGAGATTAAATACGTCTCCAATGCAGATGCCCTAGAAGCTCTTCTTGGGCAAGCAGATGGATGGCTGGGGGCTCCTTACCAACTGTTTCAAGGGCAGGGAGACCAGGGTTGAGGGCAGACACATTTCTAATCCTGTTCTGCACTTACTTCATACCCACTGGtgtggccattttttttttttttttaaaaggtatattaCAAGTGTTAGTAATGATGTGGAAAAAATTAGAACTCTCACACATTGCTGATGAAAAGGTAAAAATGGTACAGCCGTTGTGGAAGAGTTGTGGAGGTCCTCAGACAgttaaatatataatgaccatatggcccagcaattccattcctagttaTGTATACCCAAATGAAATGAAACGTGTCGATGTAAAAACTTGCACACTAGTGTTCACAGCAGCCTTATTCACAagagcccaagtgtccatcagctgaacagataaacaagatgtggtctAGCCATATACTAGAATATTATCcagccgtaaaaaggaatgaagttctgatacatgctgtaaggtggatgaacctcaaaataattaggctcagtgaaagaagccaaccAGAAAAGGTCACATAATGtctgattccatttctatgaaatgtccagaacaggcaaatccatagagacagaaggtagatgAGTGGTTGCCAGGCGCCGGGGGAGGGATGAATGGGTGACTGCTCATGGGTTCGGGGATTCTTTTGGGGGAGATGGAAATTTCTGGGATTAGACAGTGGTGTTGGTtggacaacattgtgaatataataaaaaccactgaattacatacactttaaaatggtgaattttaaatctgatttaaaaattgcaaaaaaaaattaccatataAGCAGAAGTACCTAATTCCAACCAGAAGCTGTCACAGGGAGATCTGTGGCCACATCATGAAAGACAAAGGCATCGTAGGCTTTATCTCCTGTAGCTTTATCTCATCCAGTTTGCTTTGAACACCTGAAGAGTTGGTGATGCTATGGTTCTAGCCATTCATTTTGCCTCAGTAAAATTTTAGAGCAAAGcggggagaaggaggggagggacTGGCTGGGATGGGGGATAAGAAGTATCCCCTCAGAGTTATTTTGAAAGTTCATTTCAAATTCCAGGGTCAACTGCTATAATGTGTTTGGGGCGCAGTCACCATTCGGTGGCTACAGGATGTCTGGGAGCGGCCGGGAGCTCGGCGAGTATGGTCTGCAGGCGTATACCGAAGTGAAGACGGTGAGTGGGGCAGCCCAGTGTCTGGACCGGATTCCCTGTCAGGCTGGGGTCAATCAGGAGTTACCACTAAGGAGCCAGAGAAGCTCCCAAAGAGGGTAAAGACCCCGTCTGTGCCTTGCCCTTGAGAAATAACTGGGGGCTTGACTGTGCCGACATAGTGCTATCAAACTAGAGGAAGGGAAGCACCGCGAGGGCCAGCGCAGAGAGGAAAGGCTTCTAATAAGCTTCTAGACTTATTATCTAATGCAATTAGGCATTAGCTAATCAAGGGCCATAAATATACCCATATCCTTTGACTCTGCATTTCATGTATTATTGATAGGATTATAGCCTGGAAAACAAACCGGAAATAGAAAGGAT
Protein-coding regions in this window:
- the ALDH2 gene encoding LOW QUALITY PROTEIN: aldehyde dehydrogenase, mitochondrial (The sequence of the model RefSeq protein was modified relative to this genomic sequence to represent the inferred CDS: deleted 1 base in 1 codon), which gives rise to MLRVAALAAAGLGPRLGRRFLSAAAQAVPTPNQQPEVLYNQIFINNEWHDAVSKKTFPTVNPSTGEVICQVAEGDKEDVDRAVKAARAAFQLGSPWRRMDASDRGRLLNRLADLIERDRTYLAALETLDNGKPYIISYLVDLDMVLKCLRYYAGWADKYHGKTIPMDGDFFSYTRHEPVGVCGQIIPWNFPLLMQAWKLGPALATGNVVVMKVAEQTPLTALYVASLVKEAGFPPGVVNIIPGFGPTAGAAIASHQDVDKVAFTGSTEVGHLIQVAAGSSNLKRVTLELGGKSPNIIMSDADMDWAVEQAHLALFFNQGQCCCAGSRTFVQEDVYAEFVERSVARAKSRVVGNPFDSRTEQGPQVDETQFNKILGYIKSGKQEGAKLLCGGGAAADRGYFIQPTVFGDVQDSMTIAKEEIFGPVMQILKFKNIEEVVGRANNSKYGLAAAVFTKDLDKANYLSQALQAGTVWVNCYNVFGAQSPFGGYRMSGSGRELGEYGLQAYTEVKTVTVKVPQKNS